In Acidimicrobiales bacterium, a single window of DNA contains:
- a CDS encoding trypsin-like peptidase domain-containing protein yields the protein MIDRAAHAETRRLHRELRSPLPDDEVDVGVDHVDELRQLWDGLVAESMPVEPVVPPLPPAPVADVVAPAWPAVAPRVHTGPAGPTPLTTPLTDPLIVLPDARTAPGAPVPPVPPIAPAAPVAAPVVESPSTERPSRRERRAAKRLAKDEKRGARLELRRHRILPRTVIGISMLLLAAAIGAAFAGAMLYAYYDWRLSTNEDRVGVLAESLQQRLTDAGASIDEAQQQALTELQERAGPLIDQKSDAVAMADLTPVVLPSTFFVSTLDENGQPSVGTAFVVSSDDSQSLLVTSYRVVSASTTQPGPEIRLTNAGGEAVVAQLHSWDPAHDLALLSLDRGGLEPLIWATGDAAAVTGERVYAASGVGAAGVTFSPGMVLGQSAEGIQMTTPVGSAWQGGPVVTQDGKVVAVASLAYQPLGFNPGQVPYAPPVDAACETLLDCGA from the coding sequence ATGATCGACCGCGCCGCCCACGCGGAGACCCGTCGACTGCACCGCGAGCTGCGTTCGCCGCTGCCGGACGACGAGGTGGACGTCGGCGTTGATCACGTCGACGAGCTGCGCCAGCTCTGGGACGGGCTCGTGGCCGAGAGCATGCCCGTCGAGCCCGTGGTGCCGCCCCTCCCGCCGGCGCCCGTCGCCGACGTCGTGGCGCCGGCGTGGCCCGCGGTGGCGCCACGCGTGCACACCGGCCCCGCCGGTCCGACCCCCCTCACGACCCCCCTCACCGATCCCCTGATCGTCCTCCCCGATGCCCGCACCGCCCCCGGGGCGCCGGTGCCGCCCGTTCCCCCGATCGCCCCCGCCGCGCCGGTGGCGGCCCCGGTCGTCGAGTCACCGAGCACCGAGCGCCCGTCCCGCCGCGAGCGTCGGGCCGCCAAGCGCCTCGCCAAGGACGAGAAGCGAGGCGCCCGCCTCGAGCTCCGCCGCCACCGCATCCTGCCCCGCACCGTGATCGGCATCTCGATGCTGTTGCTGGCGGCGGCCATCGGTGCGGCCTTCGCCGGGGCGATGCTCTACGCCTATTACGACTGGCGTCTGTCCACGAACGAAGACCGCGTCGGCGTGCTGGCCGAGAGCCTTCAGCAGCGCCTCACCGACGCCGGCGCCTCGATCGACGAGGCCCAGCAGCAGGCCCTCACCGAGCTCCAGGAACGGGCCGGGCCGCTGATCGACCAGAAGAGCGACGCCGTCGCCATGGCCGACCTCACCCCCGTGGTGCTGCCCTCCACCTTCTTCGTGTCCACCCTCGACGAGAACGGCCAGCCCTCGGTGGGCACGGCCTTCGTGGTCTCGTCCGACGACAGCCAGTCCCTGCTCGTCACCTCCTACCGGGTGGTGTCCGCATCGACCACCCAACCCGGCCCCGAGATCCGACTCACCAACGCCGGCGGCGAGGCCGTGGTCGCCCAGCTCCACAGTTGGGACCCCGCGCACGACCTCGCCCTGCTGAGCCTCGACCGGGGTGGCCTGGAGCCGCTGATCTGGGCGACGGGCGACGCCGCCGCCGTGACCGGCGAGCGGGTCTACGCCGCCAGCGGCGTGGGCGCGGCCGGCGTCACCTTCAGTCCGGGCATGGTCCTCGGCCAGAGCGCCGAGGGCATCCAGATGACCACGCCGGTGGGCAGCGCATGGCAGGGCGGGCCGGTCGTGACCCAGGACGGCAAGGTGGTGGCGGTGGCGTCACTCGCCTACCAGCCCCTCGGCTTCAACCCCGGCCAGGTGCCGTACGCGCCCCCGGTCGACGCCGCCTGCGAGACGCTCCTCGACTGCGGCGCCTGA
- a CDS encoding DUF459 domain-containing protein: MPDHHTPDPHSPGAARPGSEEPGPRTQRALDRLDAMDPGDHGRFTPPLAPPARTLDLRQVTIVGVVALGLFTLMNASSLLRIVERQPFGWQRSVQVALVKPIDGLSHLLFLDRPRTTADDALGHEFGDAEAFDDLTTAEPPAAPPATELPEPTAADPLEIVVVGDSQAEILGQSVIDKAAATGVMDATLDFEFSSGLTRPDFFNWPAEIQQVVETTDPDAMVVVFGANDGQGMELDTGVFQPGDPEWNAEYARRVDAVMTYLEQQGVRVYWIGQPIARDGEYSARLQLMNGIFEEVAADHPNTTIVSLYDLFADENGNYSDYLPGAGGEVVNMRNSDGIHMTRAGGDRAADAIFAAIEEDLPNGAPTPTTVAPAVTPTTIAP; this comes from the coding sequence ATGCCCGACCACCACACCCCCGACCCCCACTCCCCCGGCGCAGCCCGGCCCGGCAGCGAGGAGCCGGGCCCGCGGACCCAGCGGGCCCTCGACCGCCTCGACGCCATGGACCCCGGCGACCACGGTCGCTTCACACCACCTCTGGCGCCGCCGGCCCGCACCCTCGACCTGCGCCAGGTCACCATCGTCGGGGTCGTGGCCCTCGGGCTGTTCACGCTCATGAACGCTTCGAGCCTGCTGCGCATCGTCGAGCGTCAGCCCTTCGGCTGGCAGCGCTCGGTCCAGGTGGCCCTGGTGAAGCCCATCGACGGCCTGAGCCACCTGCTCTTCCTCGACCGCCCCCGCACCACCGCCGACGACGCCCTCGGCCACGAGTTCGGCGACGCCGAGGCCTTCGACGACCTCACCACCGCCGAGCCGCCCGCCGCTCCCCCGGCCACCGAGCTGCCCGAGCCCACGGCGGCGGACCCCCTCGAGATCGTGGTCGTGGGCGACTCGCAAGCCGAGATCCTGGGTCAGTCCGTGATCGACAAGGCCGCCGCCACCGGGGTGATGGACGCCACCCTCGACTTCGAGTTCTCGAGCGGGCTCACGCGACCCGACTTCTTCAACTGGCCGGCCGAGATCCAACAGGTGGTCGAGACCACCGACCCGGACGCCATGGTCGTGGTGTTCGGGGCCAACGACGGCCAGGGCATGGAGCTCGACACCGGCGTGTTCCAGCCGGGCGACCCCGAGTGGAACGCCGAGTACGCCCGCCGGGTGGACGCGGTCATGACCTACCTCGAGCAACAGGGCGTGCGGGTCTACTGGATCGGTCAGCCCATCGCCCGCGACGGCGAGTACTCGGCCCGGCTCCAGCTCATGAACGGCATCTTCGAGGAGGTGGCCGCCGACCACCCCAACACCACCATCGTGTCGCTCTACGACCTGTTCGCCGACGAGAACGGCAACTACTCCGACTACCTGCCCGGCGCCGGCGGCGAGGTCGTCAACATGCGCAACAGCGACGGCATCCACATGACCCGCGCCGGTGGCGACCGTGCCGCCGACGCGATCTTCGCGGCGATCGAAGAAGACCTCCCCAACGGCGCCCCGACGCCCACCACGGTCGCCCCAGCCGTCACCCCGACCACGATCGCACCCTGA
- a CDS encoding MBOAT family protein, producing MLFPTAQFGIFFIIVFLVSWRLRPNRRAWMAFTLAASYVFYGWWDWRFVLLIAGSTLFNQAMGTAIHRNHDDGTRKLLMGLAVSGNLVVLGFFKYYEFFVVSVTNGLAKLGLDANPPLLRLILPIGISFFTFQAISYVVDIYRRELEPASPIEFGMYLSFFPHLVAGPIVRASEFVPQLRRRPDEHRIPATEAFFLIVAGLFKKVVIASWLGTEVVDPVFAVPGNFSSLEILFAVYGYAMQIYADFSGYTDIAIGIALLLGIRFPQNFDRPYSALSIQDFWRRWHITLSRWLRDYLYIPLGGSRGSESATYRNLMLTMLLGGLWHGASWTFVVWGGLHGTYQCVGHWRNGRRAAQEEAGTLAPSVIPEALRPVLAWLATFNLVCFAWIFFRAESFATAFDVIKGIFDVTDLLPGPTLLLVAVVVGMLAAQFSPRWVGAWSKSGFSRLAPVLQGVALALSFVLIDTLGPVGVAPFIYFQF from the coding sequence ATGCTCTTCCCGACGGCCCAGTTCGGGATCTTCTTCATCATCGTGTTCCTGGTGAGCTGGCGCCTGCGCCCCAACCGGCGCGCCTGGATGGCGTTCACCCTGGCGGCCAGCTACGTCTTCTACGGCTGGTGGGACTGGCGCTTCGTGCTGCTCATCGCCGGGTCGACGCTGTTCAACCAGGCCATGGGGACGGCCATCCACCGCAACCACGACGATGGCACCCGCAAGCTGCTGATGGGGCTGGCGGTGAGCGGCAACCTCGTCGTGCTCGGGTTCTTCAAGTACTACGAGTTCTTCGTCGTCTCGGTCACCAACGGGCTGGCGAAGCTGGGCCTCGACGCCAACCCCCCGCTGCTGCGGCTGATCCTGCCCATCGGGATCTCGTTCTTCACCTTCCAGGCCATCAGCTACGTGGTCGACATCTACCGCCGCGAGCTCGAGCCGGCCTCGCCCATCGAGTTCGGCATGTACCTGTCGTTCTTCCCCCACCTGGTGGCGGGGCCCATCGTGCGGGCCAGCGAGTTCGTCCCCCAGCTGCGCCGGCGCCCCGACGAGCACCGCATCCCCGCCACCGAGGCCTTCTTCCTCATCGTCGCCGGCCTCTTCAAGAAGGTCGTGATCGCGAGCTGGCTCGGCACCGAGGTGGTCGACCCCGTCTTCGCCGTGCCCGGCAACTTCTCGAGCCTCGAGATCCTCTTCGCGGTCTACGGCTACGCGATGCAGATCTACGCCGACTTCAGCGGCTACACCGACATCGCCATCGGCATCGCCCTGCTGCTCGGCATCCGCTTCCCGCAGAACTTCGACCGTCCGTACTCGGCCCTCTCCATCCAGGACTTCTGGCGGCGCTGGCACATCACGCTGTCGCGCTGGCTGCGGGACTACCTCTACATCCCCCTCGGCGGGAGCCGGGGCTCCGAGTCCGCCACCTACCGCAACCTCATGCTGACCATGCTGCTCGGCGGCCTGTGGCACGGCGCCTCGTGGACCTTCGTGGTGTGGGGCGGCCTGCACGGCACCTACCAATGCGTCGGCCATTGGCGCAATGGCCGGCGGGCGGCGCAGGAGGAGGCCGGGACGCTGGCGCCCTCGGTCATCCCCGAGGCCCTGCGGCCCGTGTTGGCGTGGCTCGCCACCTTCAACCTCGTGTGCTTCGCCTGGATCTTCTTCCGGGCCGAGTCGTTCGCGACGGCGTTCGACGTCATCAAGGGGATCTTCGACGTCACCGACCTGCTGCCGGGGCCGACCCTGCTGCTCGTCGCCGTGGTGGTAGGGATGTTGGCGGCGCAGTTCTCCCCCCGCTGGGTCGGCGCCTGGAGCAAGTCCGGGTTCTCCCGCCTGGCTCCGGTGCTCCAGGGGGTGGCCCTGGCCCTCAGCTTCGTGCTCATCGACACCCTGGGCCCCGTCGGCGTGGCCCCGTTCATCTACTTCCAGTTCTGA